The following coding sequences are from one Gemmatimonadaceae bacterium window:
- the rimI gene encoding ribosomal protein S18-alanine N-acetyltransferase → MEDRSSPVDVLGRSLNAGSGATNTFLIRRAMLGDLSAIAGLEKIAFTDPWSPAEFRTLLDAPHIIFLVAVGVRDGSIVGYAIVSSVLDEAEILNLAVSPACRGVGAGGMLLDAGMSAAAAAGATAVFLEVRESNAAARGLYASRNFSEISRRRRYYRRPVEDALVLRGAVQ, encoded by the coding sequence ATGGAAGATCGCTCTTCGCCGGTTGATGTGCTGGGGCGTTCCCTTAACGCAGGCTCAGGGGCGACCAACACCTTCCTGATCCGTCGTGCGATGCTGGGTGACCTCTCTGCGATTGCGGGCCTGGAGAAGATCGCGTTCACCGATCCGTGGTCCCCGGCAGAATTCAGGACCTTGCTCGATGCCCCGCACATCATCTTCCTTGTGGCTGTCGGTGTCCGCGACGGCAGCATTGTCGGCTACGCAATTGTGTCGAGCGTCCTCGACGAAGCGGAGATACTCAACCTTGCGGTCTCGCCTGCGTGTCGCGGCGTTGGCGCCGGGGGAATGCTGCTCGACGCGGGCATGTCGGCGGCTGCTGCGGCCGGGGCGACGGCGGTTTTTCTCGAAGTGCGGGAATCAAATGCGGCAGCCCGCGGTCTGTACGCTTCGCGCAACTTCAGCGAAATTTCGAGACGCAGGCGTTACTACAGGAGGCCGGTGGAAGACGCCCTTGTACTTCGTGGCGCGGTACAATGA
- a CDS encoding MotA/TolQ/ExbB proton channel family protein has product MPALMLQVGAAIPSSPTELIMSSTGATKIVLAVLGILSVMSWTIMASKVREFKRAERASKAFMEDFERSHSLDEAADNALRSPASPHKSVMARATRFITETTPALSPTSERKARMSASQVEALRLVLDSESGAVRDQLGRFVPTLATIGSVSPLIGLLGTVLGVIDAFIGIATKGSGNIGAVAPGVAEALIATAAALAVAIPAVFGYNIFAHRLNRFDGELDGFGSELIALLVREGRI; this is encoded by the coding sequence ATGCCAGCGTTGATGTTGCAGGTAGGCGCTGCGATTCCTTCGTCGCCAACCGAGCTGATCATGAGCTCTACCGGCGCCACCAAGATCGTTCTGGCAGTGCTCGGCATCCTGTCAGTAATGAGCTGGACCATCATGGCCTCGAAGGTCCGTGAGTTCAAACGGGCCGAGCGGGCGTCGAAGGCTTTTATGGAGGATTTCGAAAGATCTCATTCGCTGGACGAAGCCGCGGATAACGCGCTGAGATCCCCCGCAAGTCCCCACAAGAGCGTGATGGCCCGAGCGACGCGGTTCATTACCGAAACCACTCCCGCATTGTCGCCCACCAGCGAACGCAAGGCACGAATGAGCGCCTCTCAGGTCGAAGCGCTTCGCCTGGTTCTCGATTCGGAAAGCGGAGCGGTTCGCGATCAGCTGGGAAGGTTCGTACCGACGCTCGCCACCATCGGATCCGTGAGCCCGCTCATCGGGCTGCTGGGAACCGTGCTTGGCGTTATCGATGCATTCATTGGAATTGCCACCAAGGGGTCCGGGAATATCGGCGCAGTCGCGCCCGGCGTTGCGGAGGCGCTCATCGCCACCGCCGCAGCCCTTGCGGTGGCGATTCCAGCGGTTTTTGGCTACAATATTTTTGCCCACCGATTGAACCGGTTCGACGGTGAGCTCGATGGTTTTGGTTCCGAGCTTATTGCGCTGCTGGTGAGAGAGGGGCGTATCTAG
- the hemA gene encoding glutamyl-tRNA reductase produces MIVAGMNHQTAPIEIREKLAFRASECSDVLDGLRDRSDAREMVLLSTCNRTEFYLVHGTDDCAPHVWEIMSLRLGEDAKQYSYVRRDREAVSHIFRVASGIDSMILGEAQIHGQVRDAWEACRAHSGVALNRLFQSALLAASRVREETGIGRGAASVSSSAVQLSKRIFGSLAGRRAMVLGAGDVAAIALTCLRKEGVKVSIVANRTFERADALAREQGAVAMRYDECWENLHTVDVLLCSTASPHTVVGVEQIMPGMRARGDRPLCILDIALPRDVDAQVGQLDNVFLYDLDDLRAAASANLERRQEDLPAAEQIIAGEVERYWQWLAGLAAVPVVTEFRSRMDAVRSDELALALRRIGGLSEAQEKGLEKFSRALMNKFLHEPSVRLRAAAANGRGLGVVDAARYLFALESDAVNADTDPEEPV; encoded by the coding sequence GTGATTGTTGCGGGCATGAACCATCAGACAGCGCCAATCGAAATCCGCGAAAAGCTCGCGTTCCGGGCGAGCGAGTGCAGTGATGTGCTCGATGGCCTGCGTGACAGGAGCGATGCGCGCGAGATGGTTCTTCTCTCGACGTGCAATCGGACGGAATTCTATCTCGTGCACGGCACCGACGACTGCGCGCCCCACGTGTGGGAAATAATGTCGTTGAGGCTTGGCGAAGATGCGAAACAGTATTCGTATGTTCGCCGTGACCGCGAAGCCGTGTCGCACATTTTCCGGGTGGCCTCCGGAATTGATTCGATGATCCTTGGCGAGGCTCAGATTCACGGGCAGGTGCGCGATGCGTGGGAAGCGTGCAGGGCGCATTCCGGCGTCGCGCTGAATCGGCTTTTTCAGTCGGCGCTCCTTGCCGCATCGCGGGTTCGTGAAGAAACGGGCATCGGTCGGGGCGCGGCGTCCGTCAGCTCCTCCGCCGTTCAGCTTTCCAAGCGCATATTCGGATCGCTGGCTGGCCGCCGGGCGATGGTCCTCGGCGCCGGCGACGTTGCGGCAATCGCGTTGACATGTCTGCGGAAGGAGGGCGTGAAAGTCTCGATCGTCGCCAATCGTACCTTCGAGCGCGCCGATGCCCTCGCACGCGAACAAGGCGCGGTAGCGATGCGTTACGACGAGTGCTGGGAAAATCTGCATACAGTCGACGTCCTTCTCTGTTCGACGGCATCCCCGCATACGGTCGTTGGTGTCGAACAGATAATGCCCGGAATGCGGGCCCGGGGCGATCGTCCGCTTTGCATTCTGGACATCGCGCTTCCGAGGGATGTGGACGCGCAGGTGGGACAGCTCGACAATGTATTTCTCTACGACCTGGACGATCTTCGCGCGGCGGCGTCCGCGAATCTGGAACGGCGACAGGAAGATCTTCCCGCGGCCGAGCAGATCATCGCTGGAGAAGTGGAGAGGTACTGGCAATGGCTTGCGGGCCTCGCTGCAGTGCCGGTGGTGACTGAGTTTCGTTCGCGCATGGATGCTGTTCGCAGCGACGAGCTGGCACTGGCACTGCGCCGGATCGGAGGCCTGTCTGAGGCGCAGGAAAAAGGACTCGAGAAATTCTCTCGGGCGTTGATGAACAAGTTTCTCCATGAGCCGAGCGTGCGACTTCGTGCGGCGGCCGCAAACGGCAGGGGGTTGGGGGTGGTCGATGCAGCACGATATTTGTTCGCGCTCGAAAGCGATGCGGTGAACGCAGACACGGACCCGGAAGAGCCGGTATGA
- the ccsA gene encoding cytochrome c biogenesis protein CcsA → MIVIAHFIAISCYVGATALAAMPFARRVRAPVRGVIALLALGATAHGIALLGMLQQLGSASLTGLGPALSFAGFLLAIVLLLIEAITRDVSLALVAAPLAAVMTTVGNISGLTPFMTLGGPRAVWLVTHIVLSFSGLAFYATAAAAGAMYLVARRELKSGRFGAVYRFFPPLETLDRVNHFSAIAGFMGLTLGVILAGVYSIVYRTIAAPEMVWGLGAWLCIFVLAFGRILRGWQAKRAAVISSVSFAGVVAFYVLIRASSLGRGQFL, encoded by the coding sequence ATGATCGTGATCGCCCACTTCATCGCCATCTCCTGTTATGTTGGCGCTACGGCCCTTGCTGCGATGCCGTTTGCGCGCCGCGTGCGGGCCCCCGTCCGAGGCGTTATCGCGCTCCTGGCGCTGGGCGCGACGGCGCACGGCATCGCGTTGCTCGGCATGCTGCAGCAGCTCGGATCGGCATCTCTCACCGGACTCGGTCCCGCGCTGTCGTTCGCCGGCTTTTTGCTCGCCATCGTGTTGTTGCTCATAGAGGCAATTACACGCGATGTAAGTCTGGCGCTGGTCGCGGCGCCGCTTGCGGCAGTGATGACCACAGTTGGCAATATTTCCGGGCTTACTCCGTTCATGACCCTCGGTGGCCCACGAGCCGTATGGCTGGTGACGCATATCGTCCTCAGCTTTTCCGGCCTCGCATTCTATGCAACGGCCGCCGCCGCAGGCGCCATGTATCTCGTGGCACGCCGCGAGTTGAAGTCAGGACGATTCGGGGCAGTCTACCGGTTCTTTCCTCCGCTGGAGACGCTGGATCGCGTTAATCACTTTTCAGCCATCGCCGGTTTCATGGGACTGACGCTCGGCGTCATCCTGGCGGGGGTCTACTCGATCGTTTACCGCACTATCGCCGCCCCGGAAATGGTCTGGGGTCTTGGCGCGTGGCTGTGCATATTCGTGCTTGCCTTCGGCCGAATCCTTCGCGGCTGGCAGGCAAAGCGCGCCGCGGTAATCTCCTCAGTCTCGTTTGCGGGCGTTGTCGCCTTCTACGTCCTGATCCGCGCGTCGTCGCTCGGCCGCGGACAATTCCTGTGA
- a CDS encoding tetratricopeptide repeat protein, which translates to MTMRDQARQAKFFLLAAVVASATGCFASIGQMDDLREEVNVVRTDNAAADSVRVTQIVQILGSLRAINDSLAAFGTRLSRVRAESQSEIRALRQDILQVQEISGQSQRRLQEMRATLEQRNRQPQAQSSPLPTAETSTPVVVPPVEDAPGPNELFQLGRDQQSRGGNRAARAAFSDLLRRFPESDIADDAQFYLAEAYAAEGNAAAADSAYALVGAKYSSSIRAPTALYKRAVMAQTARRTTSARRLFNEVIRSYPQSDEADLARERLRLLS; encoded by the coding sequence ATGACGATGCGGGATCAGGCCAGGCAGGCCAAGTTTTTTCTTTTGGCGGCGGTCGTAGCCTCGGCCACAGGGTGCTTTGCGTCCATCGGCCAGATGGACGATCTGCGGGAAGAGGTAAACGTGGTTCGCACCGATAACGCAGCCGCGGATTCGGTTCGCGTCACACAGATCGTCCAGATACTCGGTTCGCTGCGGGCGATCAACGACAGCCTCGCCGCGTTTGGCACGAGACTGAGCCGTGTCCGCGCTGAGTCGCAGAGTGAGATTCGCGCGCTGCGACAGGACATCCTGCAGGTTCAGGAGATAAGTGGGCAAAGCCAGCGGCGGTTGCAGGAAATGCGGGCCACGCTCGAGCAGCGCAACCGCCAGCCGCAGGCGCAATCGTCGCCGTTGCCGACAGCGGAGACGTCGACTCCGGTTGTCGTGCCGCCAGTGGAAGATGCTCCGGGACCGAACGAGCTGTTCCAGCTTGGTCGCGACCAGCAGTCCCGGGGCGGTAACAGGGCGGCCCGGGCCGCATTCAGCGATCTTCTCCGCCGGTTTCCCGAATCGGATATTGCGGACGATGCGCAGTTCTATCTGGCAGAGGCATACGCGGCCGAGGGAAATGCTGCCGCAGCGGATTCGGCATATGCGCTGGTGGGCGCTAAGTACTCGTCATCCATTCGCGCGCCGACCGCGCTGTACAAGCGCGCTGTGATGGCCCAGACAGCTCGCCGTACCACAAGCGCACGAAGACTGTTCAACGAGGTGATTCGCAGTTATCCGCAGTCGGACGAGGCTGACCTGGCGCGCGAACGGCTGCGGCTCCTCTCCTGA
- the ssb gene encoding single-stranded DNA-binding protein, translating into MSRSVNKVMLIGNLGNEPEIRTIASGSKVATFSLATSRSWNSASGEKQEKTEWHRCVAWNAKGSGMGLADIVEKYCRKGERVFVEGSIEYSQWQDKENQTRYTTEIKVRELMLLGGGSGGGGGGRGDFESDDSRSRAPARNVGRSAAASGTKDNNFDDFPSALEDQDDDLPF; encoded by the coding sequence GTGAGCAGGAGTGTTAACAAAGTGATGTTGATCGGAAATCTGGGAAACGAGCCGGAAATCCGTACGATAGCCAGCGGCAGCAAGGTCGCGACTTTTTCACTCGCGACGAGCAGGTCGTGGAACAGCGCGAGCGGTGAGAAGCAGGAGAAAACCGAATGGCACCGGTGCGTTGCATGGAACGCAAAGGGGTCGGGCATGGGGCTGGCTGATATCGTCGAGAAGTACTGCAGGAAAGGTGAACGGGTCTTTGTCGAAGGATCCATCGAGTATAGCCAGTGGCAGGACAAGGAAAACCAGACCCGTTACACGACCGAGATCAAAGTGCGTGAGTTGATGCTGCTCGGCGGAGGCTCCGGCGGGGGCGGTGGCGGGCGTGGCGATTTCGAGTCCGATGACTCGCGTTCGCGTGCCCCGGCTCGCAACGTCGGGCGTTCGGCCGCGGCATCGGGCACCAAGGACAACAATTTCGACGATTTTCCGTCGGCGCTTGAAGATCAGGATGACGATCTGCCGTTCTAG
- the tsaE gene encoding tRNA (adenosine(37)-N6)-threonylcarbamoyltransferase complex ATPase subunit type 1 TsaE, producing the protein MRVGHHVVPNLAGSGGLTLDEDEMKSWGEQLGAASTAPLVIGLTGELGAGKTTLAQAIFSGYGVTEPVTSPTYTIVQQYHSPRSIAYHIDLYRLNDVAELTNIGWNDIVAERALVIVEWPERAGDRLPDAPLHIELAYVAGDPARRLLLAG; encoded by the coding sequence ATGCGTGTAGGGCATCATGTTGTTCCGAATCTGGCAGGAAGCGGTGGTCTGACGCTCGACGAAGACGAGATGAAATCGTGGGGCGAACAACTGGGCGCCGCGAGCACCGCGCCTCTCGTCATCGGGCTCACCGGCGAGCTCGGCGCAGGAAAAACGACACTTGCTCAGGCCATCTTCAGCGGCTACGGGGTCACCGAGCCAGTGACCAGCCCCACTTACACGATTGTGCAGCAGTACCACTCGCCGCGGTCGATTGCCTACCATATAGATCTTTATCGCCTGAACGATGTCGCGGAACTCACAAATATCGGCTGGAACGACATTGTCGCCGAGCGCGCGCTCGTGATCGTCGAATGGCCCGAGCGGGCGGGAGACCGCTTACCGGATGCGCCGCTGCATATCGAGCTTGCGTATGTAGCGGGCGATCCTGCGCGGCGACTGTTGCTGGCGGGGTGA
- a CDS encoding biopolymer transporter ExbD, which yields MQLNAEINVVSLIDVMMLLMVIFMITAPIMQGGIDVALPKAEARPLETKSGLVVTVDRAGKVHVDETVLTFPEFRATFKALASARGKDGVYLRADEGVPYGSVVKVLAVMRASGVADVGLVAEPEGERQ from the coding sequence ATGCAGCTCAACGCAGAGATTAACGTCGTCAGCCTGATCGACGTGATGATGTTGTTGATGGTGATCTTCATGATTACCGCTCCCATCATGCAGGGCGGCATCGATGTCGCGCTCCCGAAGGCCGAGGCACGCCCGCTGGAAACGAAGAGCGGGCTGGTCGTTACAGTCGATCGCGCCGGCAAAGTTCATGTCGATGAGACCGTTCTCACTTTTCCGGAATTTCGCGCGACGTTCAAAGCGCTCGCGTCTGCGCGTGGGAAGGATGGTGTCTACCTCCGCGCCGATGAAGGCGTGCCTTATGGCTCGGTTGTGAAAGTCCTCGCGGTGATGCGGGCAAGCGGAGTCGCCGATGTAGGCCTCGTCGCAGAGCCGGAAGGGGAGCGTCAGTGA
- a CDS encoding TonB C-terminal domain-containing protein, whose protein sequence is MIAAAGRARLSGPIGVSLTLHLSVAALALVGFKKGVPQAMPPIYKVDIVAAPPGPRAIGEVQPEPVTRPLTPPVVEPPAPVPPKQSVIPTPKSAPQKTLPRATPVERPAVATPKTAAPRAGGGPIGGKGTDVATVQTEGIDFPFPGYLNNIVRQIALRFNPADANTGLRAEVRFVIRRDGSVIGIGFITRSGSYAFDLEAQGAVEAAAREFGALPEGFRDDALPVVFSFDPRFLR, encoded by the coding sequence GTGATTGCCGCTGCAGGGCGGGCTCGGCTCTCGGGCCCGATCGGTGTTTCGCTGACGCTTCATCTCTCGGTTGCCGCTCTCGCGCTCGTGGGTTTCAAGAAGGGCGTCCCGCAGGCGATGCCGCCGATTTACAAAGTGGATATTGTCGCTGCGCCTCCCGGGCCGAGAGCCATTGGTGAAGTCCAGCCAGAGCCTGTTACGCGCCCGCTGACTCCACCGGTGGTCGAACCCCCCGCGCCGGTTCCCCCAAAGCAATCTGTCATCCCGACGCCAAAATCCGCTCCGCAAAAAACACTGCCGCGCGCTACACCCGTTGAACGGCCGGCAGTCGCGACGCCAAAGACGGCTGCGCCGCGGGCCGGCGGTGGTCCGATTGGCGGCAAGGGCACCGACGTCGCGACGGTACAGACGGAGGGAATCGATTTCCCCTTCCCAGGGTATCTCAACAACATCGTCCGGCAAATCGCTCTCCGTTTCAATCCGGCGGACGCGAACACCGGTCTGCGTGCGGAGGTTAGATTCGTGATTCGCCGTGACGGTTCTGTCATCGGAATTGGATTTATCACGCGGTCCGGGTCCTACGCTTTCGACCTCGAGGCACAAGGCGCGGTCGAAGCAGCTGCGCGCGAGTTCGGCGCGCTGCCCGAGGGATTCCGTGATGATGCACTGCCCGTAGTGTTCAGCTTTGACCCCCGTTTCCTCAGATGA
- the tsaB gene encoding tRNA (adenosine(37)-N6)-threonylcarbamoyltransferase complex dimerization subunit type 1 TsaB codes for MATCTLALDASTYAGSVALLRDSVVVAERTLADTGMPPKGGREERMLPLVAECLEESGVRAGELGRVVCGAGPGSFTSLRIAASVAKGLAAGIGCPLFSVSSLLLTVAGLESLPSSGLHLSVLPAMRDEWFVAEISVDAADITKQVSPVSIVTALHLREAEEAGASIVGPGQACDARPHARGVARLLAAIVARGAENLDGWEPDYGRLAEAQVKWEAAHGRSLFAG; via the coding sequence ATGGCCACCTGCACGTTGGCTCTCGACGCGTCCACGTATGCTGGAAGTGTGGCGTTGCTTCGCGACTCTGTCGTTGTAGCTGAGCGCACTCTGGCCGATACGGGCATGCCTCCAAAAGGGGGGCGGGAAGAGCGAATGCTGCCGCTGGTCGCGGAGTGTCTCGAGGAATCCGGTGTGCGCGCGGGCGAACTCGGGCGAGTGGTGTGTGGAGCTGGACCCGGCAGTTTTACAAGCCTGCGGATCGCGGCCTCTGTCGCGAAGGGTCTGGCAGCAGGCATTGGGTGTCCGCTTTTTTCTGTATCGTCGCTGCTGCTCACTGTCGCCGGTCTCGAATCATTGCCGTCGAGCGGCCTGCATCTGTCCGTGCTGCCGGCAATGCGCGATGAGTGGTTTGTTGCCGAAATCAGCGTTGATGCTGCGGACATTACCAAGCAGGTTTCGCCGGTTTCCATTGTGACCGCCCTGCACCTGCGGGAAGCAGAGGAGGCGGGTGCGTCAATTGTAGGCCCCGGGCAGGCTTGTGATGCGCGGCCGCATGCGCGCGGTGTTGCGCGCCTGCTGGCTGCGATTGTTGCGCGTGGCGCGGAGAATCTGGATGGCTGGGAGCCCGATTACGGCAGGCTGGCCGAGGCGCAGGTAAAATGGGAGGCCGCGCATGGAAGATCGCTCTTCGCCGGTTGA
- a CDS encoding OmpA family protein, translating to MFVLARVAGIAFIAAVAIAGCSRKPKNAPAPRRINADSLLREQTRQDSVARAEAARAAASAAAAVAAAAGPATTAPVTSSERSAMVATIYFDLEESTLADESQAAVEAKAPVLLRHPNMRIRITGHADSQGSDEYNLALGLRRAAEVKRYLAALGVDEARVEIVTLGEERPAVEGRNEEAYALNRRVEFEIIAGG from the coding sequence ATGTTCGTTCTCGCCCGCGTAGCCGGAATTGCATTCATCGCGGCCGTCGCAATCGCCGGGTGCTCCAGAAAGCCGAAGAACGCGCCTGCGCCTCGCCGCATCAATGCCGACAGTCTGCTCCGCGAGCAAACGAGGCAGGACAGCGTCGCACGGGCCGAGGCGGCGCGTGCCGCTGCCTCAGCGGCAGCAGCTGTAGCAGCGGCTGCCGGACCGGCAACGACGGCTCCCGTCACATCCAGTGAGCGATCCGCAATGGTTGCGACGATCTATTTCGACCTCGAGGAATCGACCCTGGCCGACGAATCGCAGGCAGCGGTGGAGGCGAAAGCGCCGGTGCTGCTGCGACACCCGAACATGCGGATCAGAATCACCGGACATGCGGACTCCCAGGGCTCCGACGAGTACAACCTCGCGTTAGGCTTGCGCAGGGCAGCCGAAGTGAAGCGGTATCTGGCTGCGCTTGGCGTGGATGAGGCAAGGGTTGAAATAGTCACGCTTGGAGAGGAGCGGCCGGCTGTCGAAGGCCGCAACGAAGAGGCATACGCCCTCAACCGGCGTGTAGAATTCGAGATTATCGCCGGGGGATGA
- a CDS encoding GDP-mannose 4,6-dehydratase: protein MNQRALVTGGAGFIGSHVADLLIAEGYEVEIIDDLSSGNRDNVPQLAMLHEVSVVSPAAADIVLRGNFDLLVHLAAQIDVRKSLADPVLDATTNILGTLNLLEAVRLGGRKTRVAFTSTGGAIYGDFNTPPNVENYPKEPESPYAISKLASEYYLACYGRLHSLEHVTLRFGNVYGPRQDPHGEAGVVAIFCTRILDGDSLTVFGDGKQTRDYVYVGDVARAVYLGLTRPLPPAERVDTRSFNVGTGTGTSVIELAGLLNKAAGSNAEVVFAPSRPGEQMESFLDCAKAQAVLGWRPEVSLEDGLAETFAWSSTQRAAVRT, encoded by the coding sequence ATGAATCAACGGGCGCTGGTTACCGGTGGCGCGGGATTCATCGGGTCGCACGTGGCGGACCTTCTGATCGCTGAAGGATACGAGGTGGAGATCATCGACGACCTTTCTTCCGGGAACAGAGACAACGTTCCGCAGCTCGCGATGCTTCACGAGGTGAGCGTCGTCTCGCCCGCCGCTGCTGACATCGTTCTCAGGGGGAACTTCGATTTGCTCGTTCACCTCGCGGCTCAGATCGACGTGCGCAAGAGTTTGGCAGACCCTGTGCTTGATGCCACGACCAATATCCTTGGAACGCTCAATCTTCTGGAAGCGGTAAGACTCGGTGGGAGAAAGACCCGGGTCGCGTTTACTTCGACTGGCGGCGCCATCTATGGTGACTTCAACACTCCTCCGAACGTCGAGAATTATCCCAAGGAGCCGGAGTCGCCGTACGCCATATCCAAACTCGCGTCCGAGTATTACCTCGCCTGTTACGGGCGTCTCCACTCACTCGAGCACGTGACGTTGAGGTTCGGCAATGTTTACGGTCCCCGGCAGGATCCGCATGGCGAAGCGGGTGTCGTGGCGATTTTCTGCACCCGCATCCTGGACGGGGATTCACTGACCGTATTTGGTGATGGCAAGCAGACCAGAGATTACGTCTACGTCGGGGACGTGGCGCGGGCCGTCTATCTTGGCCTGACGCGGCCACTGCCACCCGCGGAGCGGGTTGACACCCGATCGTTCAACGTTGGTACCGGGACGGGGACGTCGGTCATTGAGCTCGCCGGCCTGCTGAACAAAGCGGCGGGCAGCAACGCCGAGGTGGTGTTTGCTCCGAGCCGGCCCGGCGAGCAGATGGAGTCATTTCTCGATTGCGCGAAGGCGCAAGCGGTTCTGGGGTGGCGCCCCGAAGTTTCGCTCGAGGATGGGTTGGCTGAGACTTTCGCCTGGTCCAGCACTCAAAGGGCGGCTGTCCGAACGTGA
- the tatC gene encoding twin-arginine translocase subunit TatC, which translates to MAGATREIEMPFLDHLEELRHRLFWIAGAILLGVVVSFVVLSQKRLDLVGLLAQPIKPYLKNGSLVYTHPGTSFKIILNASLITGMLLATPVIGYQLWGFLAPALHSHEKRIIIPTAFGMVALFLGGVALCFKIVLPFTLRFFHGFESASLTPMIEATQYFDFAFSMMLAFGIAFELPIAILLLTVLGIVNPQTLSKYRRHAIVVCVIASAFITPDASPTTLFALAGPLYLLFELGLVLSYAVTRRRRKRALAAELEARREADREMGLVTGTGGREPRRLGVDL; encoded by the coding sequence ATGGCGGGTGCCACGCGTGAAATTGAAATGCCGTTTCTCGATCACCTCGAGGAGCTGCGGCACCGGCTTTTCTGGATTGCGGGGGCCATTCTTCTCGGGGTGGTCGTATCGTTTGTTGTTCTGTCTCAGAAACGTCTGGACCTGGTAGGGTTGCTCGCACAGCCGATCAAGCCGTACCTGAAAAACGGCAGTCTCGTGTATACCCACCCGGGAACATCGTTCAAAATCATTCTGAATGCTTCGCTCATCACCGGCATGTTGCTGGCGACGCCGGTAATAGGGTATCAGCTCTGGGGCTTTCTTGCGCCGGCGCTGCACTCGCACGAGAAGCGCATCATCATTCCCACAGCGTTTGGAATGGTCGCCCTGTTCCTGGGGGGAGTCGCGCTTTGCTTCAAAATTGTCCTGCCATTCACGCTGCGCTTTTTTCACGGGTTCGAGTCGGCTTCGCTTACGCCGATGATCGAAGCGACCCAGTACTTCGATTTCGCGTTCAGCATGATGCTTGCTTTCGGAATTGCCTTCGAGCTTCCGATTGCCATCCTGCTGCTGACCGTACTTGGAATCGTCAATCCGCAGACACTCTCGAAGTACCGGCGTCATGCCATTGTGGTATGTGTGATTGCTTCGGCATTCATCACCCCCGATGCGAGCCCCACGACGCTGTTCGCGCTCGCCGGGCCGCTTTACCTGCTGTTCGAGCTGGGGCTTGTACTTTCGTACGCAGTAACGAGGCGGCGCCGCAAGCGGGCCCTGGCTGCCGAGCTTGAAGCTCGTCGTGAGGCTGACCGCGAGATGGGACTCGTTACGGGAACCGGAGGACGTGAGCCACGCCGACTGGGAGTGGATCTATGA
- a CDS encoding NAD(P)-dependent oxidoreductase: protein MTAIPLAVNAAAISVLIVGGGRVATRKALALLGAGAGVRLIAPEITDELGALSARYARLSIFRREYDGIPDIANAALVIAATASTEVNARVAADAHAAHRLVNVVDAPGSGTFTTMAVHRAGDVVIGVSAGNVPSAAVRVRDRIAVQIDQRYAAAVAACSVLRSQMLTRERASTSGNTGSAANGEWADVNARLIDENFCVSVEDGTFATTLAACR, encoded by the coding sequence GTGACCGCCATTCCGCTGGCTGTCAACGCGGCCGCAATTTCCGTACTGATTGTGGGCGGAGGCCGAGTTGCCACACGCAAGGCGCTGGCCCTACTTGGCGCTGGCGCTGGTGTCAGGCTCATCGCCCCGGAGATAACTGACGAGCTCGGCGCGCTCAGTGCTCGTTACGCGCGGCTTTCGATTTTCCGCCGCGAGTATGATGGAATACCCGATATTGCGAACGCTGCTCTGGTAATCGCTGCAACCGCATCAACGGAAGTCAATGCTCGTGTCGCGGCGGATGCGCACGCAGCCCACCGGCTGGTAAACGTTGTCGACGCCCCGGGATCAGGCACCTTCACGACGATGGCTGTTCACCGGGCCGGCGATGTGGTGATTGGGGTGAGCGCGGGGAACGTGCCGTCCGCCGCTGTCCGTGTCAGGGACAGGATCGCCGTGCAAATTGATCAGCGGTATGCCGCCGCCGTTGCGGCCTGTTCGGTACTTCGGTCGCAGATGCTGACACGGGAACGTGCGTCCACTTCGGGAAACACGGGCAGTGCCGCAAATGGAGAATGGGCCGACGTCAATGCGCGGCTGATCGACGAGAATTTTTGCGTAAGTGTAGAAGATGGTACCTTCGCGACAACGCTGGCGGCCTGCCGGTGA